Genomic window (Bacillus pumilus):
CTGCTGCTGAATCGCTTCATTCAGCACAATTCGGGCATTACTTAGTGCTGACAAGGGCAATTGAAAGAGAAAAAGGCTATGTCCGCTGGCTTGAACAAACCCTTTCACGTATTGATTCATCCACGCACTAAGGACAATGGTCGGATGATATGATAAAAAATGGTTTGAAACTAGTGAATTTATTAATAGAAACCGCTACAATGGATATATTCGTATTAAAGTGAGGCGAGTATGTTTGAGTAATCAAGAAGCGTTATGGAATGAAGCAGAAGCTTTTATTTCTTTATGCTATGAAGAATTGAGCAAATCAAATGAAGAGAAAGCAGCACGGCTGCATGAAATAAAACAAGAAATTGACGCTAAAGGGATGTATACTCATACGCAAGAGGAGTTAGCGCACGGGGCGAAAATGGCGTGGCGCAATAGCAACCGCTGTATTGGTCGTTTGTTTTGGTCATCTTTGCATGTACACGACTGCCGTCATGTGAAGACAGAAGAAGAGGTGAAAGACGCACTCTTTCATCATCTTGAGTATGCAACAAATGGTGGGAAAATCAAACCATCCATTACGATCTTTCCTCCAGAAAATCATTCACAAAAAGAAGTCGTCATTTATAATCATCAGCTCGTTCGTTATGCAGGCTATGAGACGGAGTATGGCATCATTGGCGACGAGGCATCTCTTGAATTAACAAAGTTGTGTGAAGCTCATGGCTGGAAAGGGGAGGGCACGCATTTTGACATTCTGCCTCTCATGTTTCAGCTAAAGGATCAGCCACCTGTTCTGTATGAGCTTCCGAAAGAAATCGTCAAAGAAGTTGAGATCACCCATCCTGAATATGAAGGATTTCGTGATTTAGGACTGAAATGGTATGCGGTACCGATTATTGCTGATATGAAATTAGAAATTGGTGGTATTCATTACAATGCGGCACCGTTCAATGGCTGGTATATGGGCACAGAAATTGGTGCACGTAACCTAGCCGATGAAAATCGCTACAATATGCTGAAAAAAGTCGCTTCTATATTAGGACTGGACACGACAAAGAATGCGTCGCTTTGGAAGGATAAAGCCATCGTCGAGTTGAATGTGGCGGTTCTCCATTCTTACCGAGAAGCAGGGGTGACGATTGTTGATCACCATACAGCAGCACATCAATTCAAGCAGTTTGAAAAGCAGGAAGAAAAGGCTGACCGCAAGCTGACTGGGGACTGGACATGGCTGATTCCGCCAGTATCACCAGCTGCTACCCACATCTTCCACAAGCATTACGACAATACCATTGTGAAGCCGAATTATTTTTATCAGGAAAAGCCCTATCATGGGACAGAAAAAGCCTAGCGCAAGCTAGGTTTTTTGATTACCTTATTCGAAAATCCTGATAATGGGCTAATGCTGTGAGCGGCTCCATCTTCATATCTGTCACTTTTGAAAAAGGACTTCCTTTTCGAACAGTTTTTAAGAAATCAAGCACTGCCTGCTTTTCACCCTCCACCTTTAACTCAACATGACCTTCATCTGTGTTGCGTACCCAGCCTTTCATCCCAAGATTGACGGCTTCTCCTTGAACAAAATAGCGAAAACCGACTCCCTGAACCCGTCCTGTGACAATGGCGTGATAATGAATCAATGTCATCTCTCCTTTTTTTCTCATCGTACCATAGCTGTTTCTGACCTTCACGCATCGACTATGATTTCATTGTTGAACGATGTAAAATAATAGTCATGAGACACACAAAGGAGATGGTCATCGTGGGGAAGAAGAGTTATGACATAGTAGGAATCCAAGTAGGGCAACCCATCACGAC
Coding sequences:
- a CDS encoding nitric oxide synthase oxygenase encodes the protein MSNQEALWNEAEAFISLCYEELSKSNEEKAARLHEIKQEIDAKGMYTHTQEELAHGAKMAWRNSNRCIGRLFWSSLHVHDCRHVKTEEEVKDALFHHLEYATNGGKIKPSITIFPPENHSQKEVVIYNHQLVRYAGYETEYGIIGDEASLELTKLCEAHGWKGEGTHFDILPLMFQLKDQPPVLYELPKEIVKEVEITHPEYEGFRDLGLKWYAVPIIADMKLEIGGIHYNAAPFNGWYMGTEIGARNLADENRYNMLKKVASILGLDTTKNASLWKDKAIVELNVAVLHSYREAGVTIVDHHTAAHQFKQFEKQEEKADRKLTGDWTWLIPPVSPAATHIFHKHYDNTIVKPNYFYQEKPYHGTEKA
- a CDS encoding acylphosphatase: MIHYHAIVTGRVQGVGFRYFVQGEAVNLGMKGWVRNTDEGHVELKVEGEKQAVLDFLKTVRKGSPFSKVTDMKMEPLTALAHYQDFRIR